Genomic window (Blastocatellia bacterium):
CTAGCCCACGAAAAATTGTTAAACCATCGTGGCAAATTTCGCTAGTTTTACCGTGCATTAAATATGGGGCAGAAACTACTTTACCACCAAAAACCATCCCAATAGCTTGATGTCCAAGACAAATGCCTAGAATTGGAATTTTGCCAGCAAATTCTTTAATTAATGTGGGAGTAATTCCGGCTGCTTCTGGCCGACCTGGGCCAGGTGAAATTATTATATGTTTAGGTTTAATTTGTTTAATTTGATCTATAGTGATTTGATCATTTCGGTAAACATAGATATTTGGGTCATACTCACCCAAATATTGAACAATGTTGTAGGTAAATGAGTCATAGTTATCAATTACTAGAATCATTGGTTTTTGGCTCTGTTTCTTTTGGGGTAGTTTCGGCAGGTACTGCCGCTATTTCTTTAATTAGTATTTGTTTTATAGCAACTCGTTGTGCTGGCTTATCAGTTGTTCCTTCAGCAATTTGTAGTAAGGATAATT
Coding sequences:
- a CDS encoding aminodeoxychorismate/anthranilate synthase component II translates to MILVIDNYDSFTYNIVQYLGEYDPNIYVYRNDQITIDQIKQIKPKHIIISPGPGRPEAAGITPTLIKEFAGKIPILGICLGHQAIGMVFGGKVVSAPYLMHGKTSEICHDGLTIFRGLEYRFRATRYHSLVVDRDAIPPDLEVSATTPDGIVMGLRHRRFVCEGVQFHPESIMTNNGKQLLKNFITL
- a CDS encoding peptidylprolyl isomerase, whose product is MARPNGEPDGGTSHFFICTERFPSLDNQYSIFGHVVSGMEIVNQLSLLQIAEGTTDKPAQRVAIKQILIKEIAAVPAETTPKETEPKTNDSSN